CCTCGATAGAGCAGCCCCGGCACTCCTCACGGCTGCCGCCGTAGCAGCGAAACTACTGACGGCAGTGACGAGGGATGTTCTAGCAGCGTCACGCGCTGCTGCATCGGCTGCACGGGCGGCGGCCTCCTCCTCGGCTGCACGGTGGCGGCCCCTTCAATGCCACATTTAAACCTTGGTCAAAAAGTTGTCGCAGTCAGAAACCACTACACCACATCCCATGGTTTGTTTAGTCTTTTCGTTCTTCCTCAGTAGCACCTGTCCTACTAGCAAACAAAAAAGAGATCTACCGCAAAGTAAACAGTAACAAGGGTATGACCGTATCATAATCGTTACTATGCATTAGATAATAGATACTATATAGGGAAAAATCCTCAAATAGTATCTGAATTATACCTCAATGCATATTTTGGTACTTGGACTTTTATAACTATCCAAATGGTACCTAAACTAATGCTTCATCAACCATTATAGTACATCCTTCTGATTTACTATTAAAAATGAGAGTAAAATCGTCAAACATATGTTTCTCTCTTATTCAGTTAATGACAGATAGTATGCGAGATggtttatatatgttgataacttgatgcttgaaataataataataatgcacCCATCACCAATTCTTTATAGAAAATATCAGAAAAAAGGATATAAACAATATAAAATGAGCCTTCGCCAAAAACCAAGAACAAGTTTTTGTTATCtaattttccatttttttaatttaagtaattttagaaaaataagaatttaTAGTTTAATCAATCAAAAAATGTGTTTGACAATTTTACTCTTATTTTAAACGGTAAATCAGACATAAGTACCATAATGGCTAACATAACATCAGTTTAAGTGTCATTTGGGTAGTTTAAAAGTCAAGGTACCAAAATGTACATTGAGGCATAATTCAGGTACCATTTAGAGATTTTTCTCTACTATATATTAGATATACCAATTTTCTATGCTATGCAAATCATTTTTGCACCTTAATATATCGTTGCTATCACTATGTATTTGAAAAGATTATGTGATCGACCATTGATTATAAAAAGTAAGATTTCATGATACACGATTCTAAAATTAGCAAAACCTAAGGTagtggaaaactctcaaattactACCTGTCGAATGTCACATTCATAAATTTATTATCAATATATGCCCTCAGCATCGACAACATTTCTCATTGTATGAAAACGATCAATTAAGCTATAGATATGTAGACGTGTGATTCCTCCCCACTTGCTATTTGTACCTATGTTGATTTTtttcccaattttttttttcatttttgcccttttttatttttatctacACCTTCATTCTATTTCATCATCGTGATTTCTTACCGATCTGACAAATGGGAAGATTATTTATTTAGAAATTTAGTTATAATTTACGTTCAATCAATGTATATATTATGCTTCTTCGGTTAATTATTTCTCCATCAATGTATATTTTTAGTTAtagatttaaaaatataatttagaaAGCCCATATAATATAAAGGTGTtctcaaaataataatatttcgaTGAGTTATAAACAAATGCAAATTTATTTTGGTGATTGTACatagattttgaattttcaaatGGAAAAATTTGTTAAATTAGAAAGAAATATTATACTAAAATAGATAGGAGGCgcacataaaaataaaagggtaaaatcagaaatttcggGGAGAATTTTTTTACAAATAGTAAAAACATGAGGTGCAATTAAAATGACTCTACGTAGATATGATTTtaataaagaaacaaaaaataaaacaaagaaaaataagaaatagaCGGTTAAATCCTCCTTTCATTTCACGTCACCAaagtctctctctcctccttaCTGATTGACCACCCGCCGCTGTTGCTTAAGTGGCCAAAGCAAACCAAAACCCCcactactctctctctctctctctaaaaccagaagaagaacaaggaaGAGAGAGGAGGCGAGACCACCGCCGATGGCCGACGAAGCTACCGTGGACCTCCCCTTACCGGAACGCTCCTCCATTCCCTCCGGCGATCACTCCGTCTGGGCCGACGTGTCGCCGCTCCTCGACGCCGCGTGTAAAGGTCCGTATACCTCTTCTCCTTTCGCTCCTAAGCTCAGAAGAATCTGGAGATTCTCCTCTGCTCTGCTCTGTTTTGGTTTCGGAGATGAATCCCTAGCTTGTTTATGTATAATAGCTATCGACTTCGAATTTCTAAGCTGAAACGCTGAAACTAGTAGCTTACTCGCATGTTTGGAATTTGAAAACGCTAGCATTTCGTGTGGTTATGAATCGTGGAGTGTTTAGGTGACTTAAAGCTTGAGCTGAAATCGATGTAGAATGTGTAAATCTTCATAGCTTAGTTTGATGATAGCTCAGATTGGTAGAAATGACTCAATGAGTGTTATGATTCGGTATCGAAAACATTGTATAAGAAGTTGTTATGGTTTTGGAACTTATTTGCAATTCGAGACTATTATGTCGAGCGCTCATTTCGCATTTGTCTCTGTTATTTATGACATTTCATTACAGATCTTCAAGATGGTATGCTTATTCATGGAGATAATTTCAATCTCTTTGCCGCAATGTCTGCTTTGGAGGTAAGACATTGTCTTCATTTCCTTTTAAATAGTATGGGTCGACATTGACTTATCTTTAAACTAAATAGTTTATTCAGAGTTGGATCATGATCTCCTCTCTGCCATTAATGCTGTGGACTTTACAATGTCTTCTTGTGGTACTCGTAATTGTTAGATTATGGACCCGAAGATGGATTCTGGTATAGTTTGTAAATACTACTCTGTTGATGAAGCTATTGAGGATGGTGCAGCTCCAGTTCCTATTAGCTCTGATAGAACAGTAGATGTTCAGTGCACTATTGATATTATGGACCATCTTCTAGCGTGTGAGGTATGGCATTACGTCTCTGATGGCATCCAAAGTACTCCctttcatatttttgtgatGCAGTGAGCTTAATTTTTTCACACAGATGAAATGTAAAGAGTACATGGTAGAACCCTCTTGAATAAGGCAAAAATTCTCGATATTAATCAAAGCTAATAAAATCATTAAGTCCTGGCTTTTAGTCACTCCTGCATGACTATTCTTTGTTGGGACTCTTTTTGCAGTAACATCTGCTATGAATTTATCTTTGCCTTTTCTTGTAGATTTTCAACtttttgtttgtgtttcaTCATTTAATTGAAGTTCTTTGTATGTCTGAAATCAGTAAAGTAGAATAGTCACAAGttattgtgtttgtttcacaGTCTATCCTGTTGCCTTTGTTATATAACTAATCACTTATATGGCAGGCGACATGGCACAAGGGTCATTCATTGGCACAAACTGTCTTCTCTTGCATCTATCTTCTGAGGCCTGATAGGACATCTTCAGATGCATTACTACATTCTTATTGCAAAGTTGTAAGAGTAACCTGCAAGACGGTCATTTCAGTTGTCTCAGATGCACGCACTCATGAAGTAAAGTACTCCAACAGCTCTTTTCCCCTATACCATttcagtgtttccagtgatcTGAAGTTGTTTATTGTCGATGTTGTCCTAGTAATCAATTTTTATAGCTCCTGGGATTGAATCatagaaaagaaattaatgtGGACAGTAGGTTACACATGATTAATTAGCGTATCGCAGTAACTGAACGGTTACCAATGCACTTTGGTCTGCATGCAAACTTGTACTAATTACAATTATAATGTAGTCATTTTTGTTTTAGTATCTTCCTGAAAAGTGAAAGAAAGGTCTTATATCTATTTTAATTATGCTCCTGTCATTCCCAGGAAGAAGACCTCTTTACAATGTCATATGGTCTGGCTTTGCATGCGGATGGAGATGATAAGTGCTTATCAATGCTAAATGCTGTTGAAGAAACAGTTAATCGCCAATTACGTGCTTGTAAAGCACCATCCTCAAAAAGAACAGTGTTAGAAGGTACAATCTGTTCACAATCGTATACTATTATCTTTGTCAAGAAAATACTTCATGTTATATGCTCTTACTGCTATTTGTATTCCTTATTAGTTTTAGTTTATTGTAGTGATTGCCTCTTTTTGTTTCCTACCATATACTTTTTACCCACCATAGCTGTTGCAACCTTTTCAGACTGCATGTAAGTTTAGACATTTTACCAAATGGTACTTGTGTCATATACCAGCTATGTTATTTTTTGCAGACTTTGTGTCACTGCAAACTAATCTTGAATTGGAGGAAGCCTACTGCAAAGCTTTGTTATGCCGCTTACGTTTTCGTAAGGTCTTACCCTGtgcttttatatatattttaaatgcaTCTGCATCATCTGTAAGCATGTGTGAATGCACTTAAAGATATGTAAATTGTAAACCCCAACTTGTTTAAGTTAGATAAAGGTGCTGTCTTTATTTTGCAGTATTTTTATCACGTTATTACTTGCATGAGACGTCCTCAAGGGAGAGGTTTGGAGTTGGCGAGAAAGCATATAGCCTCCTGCATATCAGAATTACAAATAATGCTCAACTCATCGGAGTTCCTTAGATCTAGGTCTCTTGGAACTCGTGAAGGGAGTATAGAAGATAAAACCACTGCTTCTGGTTGTCAAGCGATTGGATTTGATGCTAGTTTAAACTCTAGATTATCAGCTCCGACACCACCACGCACAATAAAAATTCTTAGTTGGAAAAAGGCAAGTATTCTGTAGTTGCTACTGATAGTGCTAGTGATTTACTTCCATTGTACTAACTCGTTTCTTTTGCAACATTTGTGATGCCAGACTATAGAATATTTTATGAAACTTCTTCACGATCTGGATGTCATATGTTCCTACCTGTTGGAGCCATCTTTAGAAAGTGTTCTGCACTTTGTTGTTGAATTCCAAAAATCATTGCCTGATTTAGTAGCAAGAGCTCATCTTCAGGTTGGGTATTCAATCGTTTCatttgtttctgtttattGTATATCGGGTATCTGTTATGATGGCTCTAGGATTTTTTTTGGTAACATAGATTTTCGCACATTTATCTGTACCaatcttaaaaaaaacttgagTCCCCTGGTTTTCACACCTATTCCAGTATCTAGAATGCAGCAACACTTCCCATTGTGAGAAGCAGtttctcttttcatttttgcGGCTCAAATTGTATTTTACATGGTGGTCAATCTCTACAGTT
This genomic interval from Argentina anserina chromosome 1, drPotAnse1.1, whole genome shotgun sequence contains the following:
- the LOC126791852 gene encoding uncharacterized protein LOC126791852 produces the protein MADEATVDLPLPERSSIPSGDHSVWADVSPLLDAACKDLQDGMLIHGDNFNLFAAMSALEIMDPKMDSGIVCKYYSVDEAIEDGAAPVPISSDRTVDVQCTIDIMDHLLACEATWHKGHSLAQTVFSCIYLLRPDRTSSDALLHSYCKVVRVTCKTVISVVSDARTHEEEDLFTMSYGLALHADGDDKCLSMLNAVEETVNRQLRACKAPSSKRTVLEDFVSLQTNLELEEAYCKALLCRLRFRKYFYHVITCMRRPQGRGLELARKHIASCISELQIMLNSSEFLRSRSLGTREGSIEDKTTASGCQAIGFDASLNSRLSAPTPPRTIKILSWKKTIEYFMKLLHDLDVICSYLLEPSLESVLHFVVEFQKSLPDLVARAHLQRLLVEDGKLYGRDPIFGVITRAAAVPHSLRNHDMQKHESIVHLVQLVINLLKILCTNSAWQRRKLGKILQDWRVVYIQLEMAFRNELGENTNSSNDENACMNVVQHILVWVEEQTYWIAARFLILGFELELYSQSEYCMVYWYIYVVLIKVLEKKSLKMVASNDSGRRKGKKKRDSGKDVARDIRIPPAILFLQCQICIAEGLAMMLAALRNEHMMVQHPSPFNTEHERFSQHFELLQKACIPDQVSYPLFKDSTTHTRLLNLVRYDHFKDAQKIVKEVKSSFSNNPEKSAELRRLEQVAEHNSIALNIISRAGARDPSLKVSFEFNHHPCFATAVVKRS